A window of Halomonas sp. H10-9-1 contains these coding sequences:
- a CDS encoding phage baseplate assembly protein V — protein sequence MNAHTLGHLHSLQLAQVTDNADPDSRGRVKVRLQAAPMEMWASVVAPSAGHGYGASFVPRLEEIVVVAFVDQDTPLVLGSIWCGSGSRPQDADPQEQHYVVRTPGDTVLEFDDNDPKVELRTRSGYRVTVTESGGGEVTIERGSQSVTMTAAEINVDSAGPVNISASQVNLSAALVQVDAGMSRFSGVVQCDTLIATSVVGTAYTPGAGNMW from the coding sequence ATGAACGCCCATACCCTTGGCCACCTGCACAGCCTGCAATTGGCGCAGGTCACCGACAATGCCGACCCAGACAGCCGCGGCCGGGTCAAGGTCCGGCTGCAGGCCGCGCCGATGGAGATGTGGGCCAGCGTGGTGGCCCCCTCGGCCGGTCACGGCTATGGCGCCAGCTTCGTCCCCCGCCTGGAGGAAATCGTCGTGGTGGCGTTCGTCGACCAGGACACCCCGCTGGTGCTGGGCAGCATCTGGTGTGGCAGCGGCAGCCGCCCGCAGGATGCCGACCCCCAGGAGCAGCACTATGTGGTGCGCACCCCGGGCGACACCGTGCTCGAGTTCGACGACAACGACCCCAAGGTGGAGCTGCGCACCCGCTCCGGCTACCGCGTCACCGTCACCGAGAGCGGCGGCGGCGAAGTGACGATCGAACGCGGCAGCCAGAGCGTCACCATGACCGCCGCCGAGATCAACGTGGACAGCGCCGGCCCGGTGAACATCAGCGCCTCACAGGTCAACCTGTCCGCCGCCCTGGTCCAGGTGGACGCGGGCATGTCCCGCTTCAGCGGCGTGGTCCAGTGCGACACCCTGATCGCCACCTCGGTAGTGGGGACCGCCTACACCCCCGGTGCGGGCAACATGTGGTAA
- a CDS encoding phage late control D family protein, with the protein MPENAFINARPVIKVDGQRRDDLSAALIGMVVNLPLHGCAHAELTVTNWGTPAGGDAPAFVFDDIALGTELEIAMGQPEPVRIFRGDITAIEEQYGDGAPGLALLLQDRLHRLARTRQNRSYEEHSPDDIVRAIADAAGLRADVQVSSITQSWHQLNESDLAFLLRLLGRFDIALRLEDDTLRARPEAPDGAPVELSAQDSALSVRLIADLNHQPVASRSQGYNVDTAEAVDHSSDRLTPAPEATSAADTLARLGWAGDETVPHPFARSQAEADAYADAHFHRMAKRFVQGEIVCLGEPTLQSGREIRLGGVSPRLRGTYQVVHCCHRFDSQNGYETHLKVNRADWSPAP; encoded by the coding sequence ATGCCCGAGAACGCCTTCATCAATGCCCGCCCGGTCATCAAGGTGGACGGGCAACGACGCGACGACCTCAGCGCTGCGCTCATCGGCATGGTGGTGAACCTGCCGCTGCACGGCTGCGCCCATGCCGAGCTGACGGTCACCAACTGGGGCACGCCGGCCGGCGGGGACGCTCCGGCCTTTGTCTTCGACGACATCGCCCTGGGGACGGAACTGGAGATCGCCATGGGCCAGCCGGAGCCGGTGCGCATCTTCCGGGGGGACATCACCGCCATCGAGGAGCAGTACGGCGATGGCGCCCCCGGCCTGGCGCTGCTGCTGCAGGACAGGCTGCACCGGCTGGCCCGGACGCGGCAGAATCGCAGCTACGAGGAACACTCCCCCGACGATATCGTCCGCGCCATCGCCGACGCCGCCGGGCTGCGCGCCGATGTCCAGGTCTCCAGCATCACCCAGAGTTGGCATCAGCTCAACGAAAGCGACCTGGCGTTCCTGCTGCGCCTGCTCGGCCGTTTCGACATCGCCCTGCGGCTGGAGGACGATACCCTGCGCGCGCGGCCGGAAGCCCCCGACGGCGCGCCGGTCGAGCTCAGCGCCCAGGACAGTGCCCTCAGCGTGCGGCTGATCGCCGACCTGAACCACCAGCCGGTGGCTTCCCGCAGCCAGGGCTACAACGTCGACACGGCCGAGGCGGTGGACCACAGCAGCGACCGGCTGACCCCCGCGCCCGAGGCGACCAGCGCCGCCGACACCCTGGCCCGGCTGGGCTGGGCCGGCGACGAAACCGTGCCCCACCCCTTCGCCCGCAGCCAGGCGGAGGCGGATGCCTATGCCGACGCCCACTTCCACCGCATGGCCAAGCGCTTCGTGCAGGGCGAGATCGTCTGCCTGGGGGAGCCAACGCTGCAAAGCGGCCGTGAGATCCGGCTCGGCGGCGTGTCGCCGCGCCTGCGCGGCACCTACCAGGTGGTGCATTGCTGCCACCGCTTCGATAGCCAGAACGGCTACGAGACCCATCTCAAAGTGAACCGAGCCGACTGGAGCCCTGCCCCATGA
- a CDS encoding phage tail protein has translation MSEFVPFRFKVNLYSSDNNQLLCSGRFSEVTGFELSMEPKAIQEGGRNWGELQRSGVTKFAPMILKRGVTSVNDLWSWFDASTRGSNYGYRLHGEIIVLGNPTEDRSENPVMTWRLEGVMATKFKGPDLNATASQVAIEELHLVHEGLELERPAAAGNGEGSAAR, from the coding sequence ATGTCTGAATTCGTGCCGTTCCGCTTCAAGGTGAACCTGTACAGCAGCGACAACAACCAGTTGCTGTGCAGCGGCCGGTTCAGCGAGGTCACCGGCTTCGAGCTCAGCATGGAGCCCAAGGCCATCCAGGAAGGCGGCCGCAACTGGGGCGAGCTGCAGCGCAGCGGCGTCACCAAGTTCGCGCCGATGATCCTCAAGCGAGGCGTCACCAGCGTCAACGACCTGTGGAGCTGGTTCGACGCCAGCACCCGGGGCTCCAATTACGGCTATCGCCTGCACGGGGAAATCATCGTGCTGGGCAACCCCACGGAGGACAGGAGCGAGAATCCGGTGATGACCTGGCGCCTGGAGGGCGTCATGGCGACCAAGTTCAAGGGCCCCGACCTGAACGCCACCGCCAGCCAGGTCGCCATCGAAGAGCTGCACCTGGTGCATGAAGGGCTGGAACTGGAACGGCCGGCGGCGGCCGGCAACGGCGAAGGGAGTGCAGCGAGATGA
- a CDS encoding phage tail protein gives MAQFRETPYSVFNYLVNLDDGTEGDIAGGFSEVSGLNAEVTVAEYRNGNAPVNYVTKIPAIHKAGDVTLKRGVIGADNIYGWLDQVRAGNIGAKRNVTVKLKSEDPTSATAVVTWKLINAMPIKWTGPTLTAKGGSDVAIEELVLAVEHIEQE, from the coding sequence ATGGCACAGTTTCGTGAGACACCCTACAGCGTTTTCAACTACCTGGTGAACCTGGACGACGGCACCGAGGGCGATATCGCCGGCGGCTTTTCGGAGGTCTCGGGCCTCAACGCCGAAGTCACGGTGGCGGAGTATCGCAACGGCAACGCGCCGGTGAACTACGTCACCAAGATTCCCGCCATCCACAAGGCCGGCGACGTCACGCTCAAGCGCGGCGTCATCGGCGCCGACAACATCTACGGCTGGCTCGACCAGGTGCGGGCCGGAAACATCGGCGCCAAGCGCAACGTCACCGTCAAGCTCAAGAGCGAGGACCCGACCAGCGCCACCGCCGTGGTCACCTGGAAGCTGATCAACGCCATGCCGATCAAGTGGACCGGCCCCACGCTGACCGCCAAGGGCGGCAGCGACGTCGCCATCGAGGAGCTGGTGCTGGCGGTGGAACACATCGAGCAGGAGTAG
- a CDS encoding phage tail sheath subtilisin-like domain-containing protein has translation MPEYLAPGVYVEEVSFRSKSIEGVGTSVAGIVGPTRFGPLRGKPEVVTSFADFTRVYGDVQDLSLGGDGVLNHTAMAAKAFFDGGGKQLFVSRIANYALPTDGFASAADSGNNVTFQSRFPGAMGNLTLEVEWRDSENLLQSTVTSAPAEGSVVFLEAEGLPAEAIANNALPATHFPMAIRGLVQRVGANYRIVDGLCDITADDATSLTAADLVSGDDHLLGAGLVNGVDTSITFTRVVAKRPTSGALSNGTSAVLTLSEETDLSAFFSGSHWGTLTTLRGTLNATGTVFTVDGSGLNPGVGTAIALQLSALAAAPDSVRAMMVQRTFDISVHNGGANGPVIYGYGNISSAPDADNSLAGVLAAEPQKRHDQLTSPVQCTLADSISGEDVMAALFELFDDDAMNPGPTSVEGPRYLITLGGGSDGELPAAVHYGGASDEVNGSTGFAALEDIEDIAIVMTPAAAADATHHQAIVAEMQKHCRKMGYRVGIVDSREGMSLSEVREFRANFDDSRLALYYPWVVAADPRGISTTLALPPAGFIAGVYANTDVQHGVHKAPANETVIGALGFAQDINRFQQELLNPEGVNCLRSFPGRGHRVWGGRTLSSDPEWKYVNVRRYLLYLERSIDKSTQWVVFEPNGERLWSNVRITVESFLYNEWVNGRLLGNAKTAFFVRCDRSTMTQNDLDNGRLVCEVGVAALKPAEFVIFRIGQKTADS, from the coding sequence ATGCCTGAATATCTAGCGCCGGGGGTCTATGTCGAGGAGGTCAGCTTCCGGTCCAAGTCCATCGAGGGCGTGGGCACCAGCGTGGCGGGTATCGTGGGTCCCACCCGGTTCGGTCCACTGCGCGGCAAGCCGGAGGTCGTCACCAGCTTCGCCGACTTCACCCGCGTCTACGGTGACGTCCAGGACCTCTCCCTGGGCGGCGACGGCGTGCTCAATCACACCGCCATGGCGGCCAAGGCGTTCTTCGACGGCGGCGGCAAGCAGCTCTTCGTGTCGCGTATCGCCAACTATGCGCTGCCTACCGACGGCTTCGCCTCGGCGGCGGACAGCGGCAACAATGTCACCTTCCAGAGCCGCTTCCCCGGGGCCATGGGCAACCTCACCCTCGAGGTGGAGTGGCGCGACAGCGAGAACCTGCTCCAGTCCACCGTCACCAGCGCGCCGGCGGAAGGCAGCGTGGTGTTCCTCGAGGCCGAGGGCCTGCCGGCCGAGGCCATCGCCAATAACGCCCTGCCCGCCACCCACTTCCCGATGGCCATTCGCGGACTGGTGCAGCGGGTCGGCGCCAACTACCGCATCGTCGACGGGCTCTGCGACATCACCGCGGACGACGCCACTAGCCTCACCGCCGCCGACCTGGTCTCCGGCGACGACCACCTGCTCGGTGCCGGCCTGGTCAATGGCGTCGACACCAGCATCACCTTCACCCGGGTGGTCGCCAAGCGACCGACCAGCGGCGCGCTGTCCAACGGCACCTCGGCGGTGCTGACCCTGAGCGAGGAAACCGACCTCTCGGCCTTCTTCAGCGGCAGTCACTGGGGCACCCTGACCACCCTGCGCGGCACCCTGAATGCCACCGGCACCGTCTTCACCGTCGATGGCAGCGGCCTGAACCCCGGCGTGGGCACGGCGATCGCGCTGCAGCTGTCGGCCCTGGCGGCGGCGCCGGACAGCGTGCGCGCGATGATGGTACAGCGCACCTTCGACATCAGCGTGCACAATGGCGGCGCCAACGGCCCGGTGATCTACGGCTACGGCAACATCTCCAGCGCGCCCGACGCCGACAACAGCCTCGCCGGCGTCCTGGCCGCCGAACCGCAGAAGCGCCACGACCAGCTCACCAGCCCGGTGCAGTGCACCCTCGCCGACAGCATCAGCGGCGAGGATGTCATGGCGGCGCTGTTCGAACTGTTCGACGACGATGCCATGAACCCCGGCCCGACCTCCGTGGAAGGCCCACGCTACCTGATCACCCTCGGCGGCGGCAGCGACGGCGAGCTGCCCGCGGCAGTGCACTACGGCGGCGCCAGCGACGAGGTCAACGGCAGTACCGGCTTCGCGGCGCTGGAGGACATCGAGGATATCGCCATCGTCATGACGCCTGCCGCGGCGGCCGATGCCACCCACCACCAGGCCATCGTGGCGGAGATGCAGAAGCACTGTCGCAAGATGGGCTACCGGGTCGGCATCGTCGACAGCCGCGAGGGCATGTCGCTGTCGGAGGTGCGCGAATTCCGCGCCAACTTCGACGACTCCCGCCTCGCCCTCTACTACCCCTGGGTGGTGGCCGCGGACCCGCGCGGCATCAGCACCACCCTCGCGCTGCCCCCGGCGGGATTCATCGCCGGCGTCTACGCCAACACCGACGTCCAGCACGGCGTGCACAAGGCACCCGCCAACGAAACGGTGATCGGCGCCCTGGGCTTCGCCCAGGACATCAACCGCTTCCAGCAGGAGCTGCTCAACCCCGAGGGCGTCAACTGCCTGCGCTCCTTCCCGGGGCGCGGTCATCGGGTCTGGGGCGGGCGCACCCTGTCCAGCGACCCGGAATGGAAGTACGTCAACGTGCGGCGCTACCTCCTCTACCTGGAGCGCTCCATCGACAAGTCGACCCAGTGGGTGGTGTTCGAGCCCAACGGCGAACGGCTGTGGAGCAACGTGCGCATCACCGTGGAGAGCTTCCTCTATAACGAATGGGTCAACGGCCGGCTGCTGGGCAACGCCAAGACGGCCTTCTTCGTGCGCTGCGACCGCAGCACCATGACCCAGAACGATCTCGATAACGGCCGCCTGGTGTGCGAGGTCGGCGTGGCCGCGCTGAAACCGGCGGAGTTCGTCATCTTCCGCATCGGACAGAAAACCGCCGACAGCTGA
- a CDS encoding DUF4255 domain-containing protein, giving the protein MASYKGVQGALNALEAFFKAQLPGELSGGPTNARVSLLGSSDIASRLTGNLLGIYLHRITIDDHGRSRFFKPQGTDNSAPRPELPVNLHFLLIANANSATVEADLMSWAMVELANHSQLDISHMQEIDAEWGQAELLNITPVDITTEDLMRIWDVFESPYTSTMAYIAKTVRLRLNPQRTEGPEVVTRVLPGGRL; this is encoded by the coding sequence ATGGCTTCGTACAAGGGTGTACAGGGCGCCTTGAATGCGCTGGAGGCATTCTTCAAGGCGCAGTTGCCCGGGGAGTTGAGCGGCGGGCCGACCAATGCCCGGGTCAGCCTGCTGGGCAGCAGCGATATCGCCAGCCGACTGACCGGCAACCTGCTCGGCATCTATCTGCACCGGATCACCATCGACGACCATGGTCGTTCGCGCTTCTTCAAGCCCCAGGGCACCGACAACAGCGCCCCCCGCCCGGAACTACCCGTCAACCTGCATTTCCTGCTGATCGCCAACGCCAACAGCGCCACCGTCGAGGCGGACCTGATGAGCTGGGCCATGGTGGAGCTGGCCAATCACAGCCAGTTGGACATTTCCCACATGCAGGAGATCGACGCCGAGTGGGGGCAGGCGGAGCTCCTCAATATCACGCCGGTGGACATCACCACCGAAGACCTGATGCGCATCTGGGACGTCTTCGAATCTCCCTATACCAGCACCATGGCCTATATCGCCAAGACCGTTCGCCTGCGGCTGAATCCCCAGCGCACCGAAGGGCCCGAGGTGGTCACCCGCGTGCTGCCGGGAGGGCGCCTCTGA
- a CDS encoding CNNM domain-containing protein: protein MFLLIAFAVLSISVSFLCSLLEAALLSMTPSYVAQVRETNPRLHAKLNDLKRNIDQPLAAILTLNTIAHTVGATGVGAQVTVVFGEAWLGVASALMTLLILFISEIIPKTIGATYWRQLSGMLATTLNVMVWSLKPFIWMSEQITKRIGKDAMDTDMRGEIKALAKIGQEEKALDPEETRVIVNILNLHDITVRSVMTPRTVSVTVRAGMTVKEFDEACGDAPFTRFPVMDGGEQALGYVHRADTYNAKDDIDLKTLMHPVKTVLDGESVEQVFMAMVQDRQHLCVVYDDYGTWVGLITLEDVIETILGQEIVDETDNVANLRKYARQRWTKSLKKRESP from the coding sequence ATGTTCCTGCTGATTGCCTTTGCCGTTCTTTCCATCAGTGTCTCCTTCCTCTGCTCGCTGCTCGAGGCGGCGCTGCTCTCGATGACGCCGAGCTACGTGGCCCAGGTGCGCGAGACCAACCCCAGGCTGCACGCCAAGCTCAACGATCTGAAGCGCAATATCGATCAGCCACTGGCGGCGATCCTGACGCTCAACACCATCGCTCACACGGTGGGCGCCACCGGCGTCGGCGCCCAGGTCACGGTGGTGTTCGGCGAGGCGTGGCTGGGGGTCGCCTCGGCGCTGATGACGCTGCTGATCCTGTTCATCTCCGAGATCATCCCCAAGACCATCGGCGCCACCTACTGGCGCCAGCTCTCCGGCATGCTGGCCACCACGCTCAACGTCATGGTGTGGAGCCTCAAGCCGTTCATCTGGATGTCGGAACAGATCACCAAGCGCATCGGCAAGGACGCCATGGACACCGACATGCGCGGCGAGATCAAGGCACTGGCGAAGATCGGCCAGGAGGAGAAGGCGCTGGACCCCGAGGAGACCCGGGTCATCGTCAATATCCTCAACCTGCACGACATCACCGTGAGGAGCGTGATGACCCCGCGCACCGTCTCGGTGACGGTGCGGGCCGGCATGACGGTGAAGGAATTCGACGAGGCGTGCGGTGACGCCCCGTTCACCCGCTTCCCGGTGATGGATGGCGGGGAGCAGGCGCTGGGCTATGTGCACCGGGCCGACACCTACAATGCCAAGGATGACATCGACCTCAAGACGCTGATGCATCCGGTCAAGACGGTGCTGGACGGCGAGAGCGTCGAGCAAGTCTTCATGGCGATGGTGCAGGATCGCCAGCACCTGTGCGTGGTCTACGACGATTACGGCACCTGGGTGGGCCTGATCACCCTGGAGGATGTGATCGAGACCATCCTCGGCCAGGAGATCGTCGACGAGACCGACAACGTCGCCAACCTGCGCAAGTACGCTCGCCAGCGCTGGACCAAGTCGCTCAAGAAGCGGGAATCGCCGTGA
- a CDS encoding nucleotidyl transferase AbiEii/AbiGii toxin family protein, with translation MAREDYEAQVALLLRILPHVAEEHTFALKGGTAINLFYRNLPRLSVDIDLTYLPIKDRAESLAEIKEAMGRIASAIERGIRGATAQCIEGGGGGATRLLARLGGAEIKIETSPVARGVVHNPELRSVSAAVEDEFGYAEMQVVSFEDLFAGKLHAAVDRQHPRDLYDVKLLYDHEGLTGDLFRTFLVYIAGSPRPAHELLNPNLIEIDQPYTQEFEGMTKIPISLDELLEIRAQLVADIRSRLDDDTKRFLLTLHDGKPDFSAIDRPQAADLPAVRWKLINLKKLIRQNTEKHMAQRKELEALF, from the coding sequence ATGGCGCGTGAAGATTACGAAGCACAGGTCGCCCTGCTTTTGCGTATCCTTCCCCATGTTGCCGAAGAGCACACCTTTGCCCTGAAAGGCGGGACGGCCATCAATCTGTTCTACCGCAATCTGCCACGCCTGTCGGTCGATATCGACCTGACCTATCTGCCGATCAAGGACCGTGCCGAAAGCCTCGCCGAGATCAAGGAAGCGATGGGGCGCATTGCCTCTGCCATCGAGCGCGGCATCAGGGGCGCAACGGCACAATGCATCGAAGGCGGCGGCGGTGGTGCCACCCGTTTACTGGCACGTCTTGGCGGTGCCGAGATCAAGATCGAAACCTCACCTGTCGCACGCGGTGTCGTGCACAACCCTGAACTCCGTTCGGTATCGGCAGCTGTCGAGGATGAATTCGGCTATGCGGAAATGCAGGTCGTCTCGTTTGAAGACCTGTTTGCGGGCAAGCTGCATGCGGCCGTTGACCGCCAGCACCCTCGAGACCTCTATGACGTAAAGCTGCTCTACGATCATGAAGGCCTGACCGGCGACCTCTTCCGCACCTTCCTGGTCTATATCGCCGGTTCACCACGCCCAGCGCATGAACTGCTGAACCCGAACCTCATCGAGATTGACCAACCCTATACGCAAGAATTCGAAGGCATGACGAAGATTCCGATCAGCCTCGATGAACTGCTGGAAATTCGCGCGCAGTTGGTTGCGGATATCCGCTCCCGTCTCGATGATGACACCAAGCGCTTCCTGCTGACCCTGCATGACGGCAAACCGGACTTTTCAGCCATTGACCGCCCGCAGGCTGCCGATCTCCCCGCGGTGCGCTGGAAGCTGATCAACCTGAAGAAACTGATCAGGCAAAATACAGAAAAGCACATGGCCCAGCGAAAAGAGCTGGAAGCGCTTTTCTGA
- a CDS encoding type IV toxin-antitoxin system AbiEi family antitoxin domain-containing protein: MSAHKEGKLKSTLKAVPPGFLVDSGWLQRYGVSRFLARKYVDHGWLVRVTRGVFLRPAPGTGKPDTVDWKTCLLSIQHIMKYQVHLGGMTALALQGHGHYLPLGGNAPVWVYGETIPSWMRRLPLNAPLVTRTTLLFSDPALGLTKGNAKAESTLPWNWQLRMSSPERAVLEVMDELPDHESFHNLDMVFESLTTLRPRTLSALLHSCRKIKVKRLFFVFADRHNHPWRKRLDPQDYHLGSGDRALVKGGRIHPRYRIVVPEAFAITETAHGA, from the coding sequence ATGAGTGCACATAAAGAAGGTAAGCTGAAGAGCACCCTGAAAGCCGTTCCTCCCGGCTTCCTGGTCGATTCTGGCTGGCTGCAACGCTATGGGGTCAGCCGCTTTCTCGCTCGCAAGTATGTCGATCACGGCTGGCTGGTGCGCGTGACGCGCGGCGTCTTCCTGCGTCCGGCGCCGGGTACGGGAAAGCCCGATACCGTCGATTGGAAGACCTGCCTGCTCTCGATACAGCACATCATGAAGTATCAGGTCCACCTCGGCGGCATGACAGCGCTCGCGTTGCAAGGCCATGGGCATTATCTCCCCCTGGGCGGCAACGCTCCGGTTTGGGTATATGGCGAAACGATACCGAGCTGGATGCGCCGGCTACCGCTGAATGCCCCGCTGGTCACGCGTACCACGCTCCTCTTCTCCGACCCGGCGCTCGGCCTCACCAAGGGTAACGCCAAGGCCGAAAGCACCCTGCCCTGGAACTGGCAACTGAGGATGTCATCGCCCGAACGAGCGGTACTGGAAGTCATGGATGAGCTGCCCGACCACGAGAGCTTCCACAACCTCGACATGGTGTTTGAAAGCCTGACGACCCTGCGCCCGCGCACCCTGTCGGCGTTGTTGCACAGCTGCAGGAAGATCAAGGTCAAGCGGCTGTTCTTCGTCTTTGCCGACCGCCACAACCACCCGTGGCGCAAACGCCTCGACCCGCAGGACTACCACCTTGGAAGCGGCGACCGCGCTCTGGTCAAGGGCGGCAGGATACACCCGCGCTACCGTATTGTGGTGCCGGAAGCATTTGCGATAACGGAAACAGCCCATGGCGCGTGA
- a CDS encoding class I SAM-dependent DNA methyltransferase: MNTESHSQLAAFIWSVADLLRGDFKQSQYGRIILPFTLLRRLECVLEPTKADVLAAAHAHQAKPEAVREKLLLRAAEQPFFNASPLALGTLSDTQTADDLMSYVQSFSQDAREIFEHFEFEGFVQQLSASNLLYQVVQRFAAIDMSPQRLTNYGMGLVFEELIRKFAESSNETAGEHFTPRDIVHLTTSLVLTGQDEKLRPNGIVTVYDPTAGTGGFLSESDEYIQQVSRDVTVSLHGQELNPESYAICKADMLIKGQAVERIKLGNTLSDDQLAGQHFDFMLSNPPFGVEWKKVQKAITDEHNHKGYEGRFGPGLPRVSDGSLLFLMHLVSKMRARQDGGSRIGIILNGSPLFTGGAGSGESEIRRYLLQHDLVEAIVGLPTDLFYNTGIATYVWILSNHKPAERRGQVQLINATGRASKMRKSLGSKRQFVADRDIEEIVRLYGACQESEESKLFPVEAFGYRRITVERPLRLNFQASPDRLALLDDEKPIQRLIDAEREALKAACATLDPEQLWTNRDAFTKALKAAIKGAGLKVGAPLQKAILSALSERDPEADICLDKKGNPEPDTGLRDNENVPLDESVFDYFEREVKPHVPDAWIDEEKRDPLDGRIGIVGFEIPFNRHFYKFTPPRPLEEIDADLKACTDRIKQMIEELSA; encoded by the coding sequence GTGAACACGGAGAGTCACTCTCAACTGGCGGCCTTCATCTGGTCCGTGGCGGACCTGCTGCGCGGCGATTTCAAGCAGTCCCAGTACGGCCGTATCATCCTGCCCTTCACCCTGCTGCGGCGCCTGGAGTGCGTGCTGGAGCCCACCAAGGCCGATGTGCTGGCCGCGGCCCACGCCCATCAGGCCAAGCCCGAGGCGGTGCGCGAGAAGCTGCTGCTGCGCGCGGCGGAGCAGCCCTTCTTCAACGCCTCACCGCTGGCTCTGGGCACACTCTCCGACACCCAGACCGCCGACGACCTGATGAGCTACGTGCAGTCGTTCAGCCAGGACGCCCGGGAGATCTTCGAGCACTTCGAGTTCGAGGGCTTCGTCCAGCAACTCTCGGCCAGTAACCTGCTCTATCAGGTGGTGCAGCGCTTCGCCGCCATCGACATGAGCCCCCAGCGGCTCACCAACTACGGCATGGGGCTGGTGTTCGAGGAGCTGATCCGCAAGTTCGCCGAGAGCTCCAACGAGACGGCGGGGGAGCACTTCACCCCGCGGGACATCGTCCACCTGACCACTTCGCTGGTGCTGACCGGCCAGGACGAGAAGCTACGCCCCAATGGCATTGTCACCGTCTATGACCCCACCGCGGGCACCGGCGGCTTCCTCTCCGAGAGCGACGAGTACATCCAGCAAGTCAGCCGGGACGTCACTGTCTCGCTGCATGGCCAGGAGCTCAACCCAGAGTCCTACGCCATCTGCAAGGCCGACATGCTGATCAAGGGCCAGGCGGTGGAGCGGATCAAGCTCGGCAACACCCTCTCCGACGACCAGCTGGCTGGCCAGCACTTCGACTTCATGCTCTCCAACCCGCCGTTCGGGGTGGAGTGGAAGAAGGTGCAGAAGGCGATCACCGACGAGCACAACCACAAGGGTTATGAGGGCCGCTTCGGCCCCGGCCTGCCGCGCGTTTCTGACGGCTCGCTGCTGTTCCTGATGCACCTGGTGAGCAAGATGCGCGCCCGCCAGGATGGCGGCTCGCGTATCGGCATCATCCTCAACGGCTCGCCGCTGTTCACCGGGGGCGCCGGCAGCGGCGAGTCCGAGATCCGCCGCTACCTGCTGCAGCATGACCTGGTGGAGGCGATCGTCGGCCTGCCCACCGACCTGTTCTACAACACCGGCATCGCCACCTACGTGTGGATCCTCTCCAACCACAAGCCCGCCGAGCGCCGCGGCCAGGTGCAGCTGATCAACGCCACCGGCCGGGCCAGCAAGATGCGCAAGTCGCTCGGCAGCAAGCGCCAGTTCGTCGCCGACCGCGACATCGAGGAGATCGTGCGCCTCTATGGCGCCTGCCAGGAGAGTGAAGAGAGCAAGCTGTTCCCGGTGGAGGCCTTCGGCTACCGGCGCATCACCGTGGAGCGCCCCCTGCGCCTCAACTTCCAGGCCTCCCCCGACCGCCTGGCCTTGCTCGATGACGAGAAGCCGATTCAGAGGCTCATTGATGCCGAGCGCGAGGCCCTCAAGGCCGCCTGCGCCACCCTGGACCCGGAGCAGCTCTGGACCAACCGAGACGCCTTCACCAAGGCGCTCAAGGCCGCCATCAAGGGCGCTGGCCTGAAGGTCGGCGCCCCGCTGCAGAAGGCCATCCTCAGTGCCCTATCCGAGCGCGACCCGGAGGCGGATATCTGCCTGGACAAGAAGGGCAACCCCGAACCCGACACTGGCCTGCGCGACAACGAAAACGTGCCGCTGGATGAGTCGGTGTTCGACTACTTCGAGCGCGAGGTGAAGCCCCACGTCCCCGACGCCTGGATCGACGAGGAGAAGCGCGACCCGCTGGATGGCCGTATCGGCATCGTCGGCTTCGAGATCCCCTTCAACCGGCACTTCTATAAATTCACGCCACCGCGCCCGCTCGAAGAGATCGACGCCGACCTCAAGGCTTGCACCGACCGTATCAAGCAGATGATCGAGGAGCTGTCGGCATGA